A window of Halogeometricum sp. S1BR25-6 genomic DNA:
CTCGTCGTCCGACGGAAAGCCGAACAGGAAGAAGCGCGCCGCCCAGCGACAGGCGAAGATGTACGACCAGGCGAAGGGCGACTCCAAGCACTGGGAGAAGGGGACGAACTACGAGAAGGACCGACTCCCCTACCTCGTCTCCGACTACGGCGACGTGGTGGCGGACGCCCGGCAGGAGGCGGGTCTGACCGTCGAGGAACTCGCGGCGGAACTCGACGCCGAGGAGTCCGACGTCGACGCCGTCGAACAGGGACGGGCCACCCGCGCGGACGTCGGCGGGTCGCTCATCCGCTCCCTCGAAGAGCGACTGGGCGTGACGCTCGTCGACGAGTAGGTTCGACCCCTCGATTGACGCGACGACACCACTTTTGTCGACCGGCGGCGCACGGGTGAATCATGTTGACGCGTGCTCCCGCAGAGCCGACGATTCGCGAGTTCGAAGCCGAGGTGACGGGCGTCGACGGCCGCGAGGTGACGCTCGACCGGACGTACTTCTACGCCGAGAGCGGCGGCCAACCCGCCGACAAAGGGACACTCGGCGACGTCCCGGTCGAAGACGTGCAGACGGACGCGGAGACGGAGTCGGTGGTCCACACGCTCGAATCCGAACCCGACCTCTCCGAGGGCGACCGGGTGACCGGCGTCGTCGACGACGAGTTCCGGACCTACTGCATGCGCGCGCACACCGCCAGTCACGTCCTCTACGGCGCCGGTCGGGAGGTGCTCTCGGACCTCGGCTACGGCGGGTTCGACATCTCCCCCGAGAAGGTGCGCGTCGACTTCGCCACCTCCACAGATATCGACGACGAGACGCTGGTCGAACTCGAACGCCTCGTCAACCGCACCGTCTGGGACTCCCGCGGCGTCTCCTGGGAGGAGGTGCCGACCGAGGAGGCCCTCGACAGGGCGGAGGTGGCGTTCAACACGAAGACCGAGGAGGGCGTGATGGACGACGCCGACACGGTTCGTCTCGTCACCGTCGACGGCTGGGACGTGGCCGCCTGCGGCGGCACCCACGTCTCGAACACCGCGGAAATAGGACCGGTCACCGTCCTCGGCCGCTCGAACCCCGGCGAGGGCCTCACCCGCGTGGAGTTCGCCGTCGGCGAGGCGGGCGTCGACCGGCGGGCGACGGTCCACCGCGCGGCCCTCGACGCCGCCCGCGAACTCGAAACCGGCGTCGAGAACGTCGGCGAGGCGGCGGCGTCGCTCCGGGGCGACAACGAGCGGTTGGAAGGAAAGGTCCGCGAACTCGAATCCGAACTGCTCGGAAACCGCATCGCGGGGTTCGAGACGGTGACGAAGGAGGAGGCGACGTGGCGCGTCGGCGTGCTCGACGGCTTCGACGCCAACCGCGCGGGCGAGGCGGCGAAGTCGGCCGCGGGGGAAGCGGACGGCGCGGACGTGGTGGCCGTCGTCGGCGCGGGTGAGAGCCCGTACGTCGTCGTCGCCGCCGACGGGGACAGCGGCGTCCACGCCGGCGACGTGGTCGAGAGCGTCACCGACGAGTTCGGCGGCGGCGGGGGCGGCGGTCCGCCGTTCGCGCAGGGCGGCGGCCTCGACGCCGACCCGGTGGACGTGACGGCGTTTCTACGGGCGGTCTGAAGTCCACCCGGTCGCCGGAGGGACGACCCTCACTTCGGTCAGGTCCAGAGCAGACAGAGCAGACACCAGAGTTCGGAGGCGTAGGCGGCGGCCCAGACGGAGACGGTTGCGAGCATCGGCCGTTGTTTGCTGTCATCGGTCTAACCAGTTTCGACGCGCGAACCGAGTCGCTCCCGCCGCCGCGGATTCGCTCACCTTTTTCCATCACAGACCGAAGCGGAGGGTATGACACTCGCAGGCGCGGATTCGGCCCTCACCGACGAGCAGCGAGCGATTCGGGAGGTGGTCCGGGAGTTCGCCGCCGAGGAGATTCGACCGACGGCGCGGGAGGCGGACGAGACCGAAGAGTTCCCCGAGGCGGTGTGGGACGGCCTCGCGGACCTCGACCTGACGGGTCTGACCGTCCCCGAGGAGTACGGCGGGTTCGACGCCGACCGGGCGACGTACGCCCTCGTCAACGAGGAGGTGGCCTACGGGCAACTCGCGGTGGCGACGGCGCTGTCGGTCCACTGTCTCGCCACCTCCTGCATCGCAGAGTTCGGGAGCGACGAGCAGAAGGAGGCGTGGTTGCCGGAGATGGTCGACGGCCGCCCCGTCGGGATGTTCGCGCTGTCGGAACCCGACGCCGGGTCGAACCCCGCGGAGATGTCCACCGTCGCGCGCCGCGAGGGCGACGAGTACGTGATAAACGGGAAGAAGCAGTGGATAACGAACGGCGAACGGGGAGAGGTGTGCATCCTCTTCGCCAAGACGGACCGCGAGGACCCCGGGTCGGTCACGCAGTTCCTCGTCCCGAAGAGCGCCGAGTTCGAGGTGGGGAAGAAGGAGCACAAACTCGGCCTCCGCGCGTCGGACACGACGGCGTTGCTGTTCGACGACGTGCGAATCCCCGCGGAGAACCGACTCACCGAGGAGGGGGAGGGGCTCTCGGCGGCGTTCCACATTCTCACCGGCGGGCGCGTCGGCATCGCCGCGCAGGCAGTCGGCCTCGCGCAGTCGGCGTTCGACGAGGCGAAGACGTACGCGGGCGACCGCGAGCAGTTCGGCGGCCCCATCTCGGACATCCAGGCCGTCCGCCACAAGTTCTCCGAGATGGCGACGCAGATACACGCCGCGCGCCTGATGGTGCGCGAGGCGGCCCGGCAGGACGACGCGGGGGAGGACCCGCGCACCGCGGCCGCGATGGCGAAGTACTTCGCCAGCGAGGCGGCCGTCGACGTGACGAACGAGGCGGTCCAGATTCACGGCGGCTACGGCTACACGACGGACTTCGACGTCGAACGGATGTACCGCGACTCGAAGATAACGACCATCTACGAGGGGACCAGCGAGATACAGAAAAATATCATCGCGCGCGGCGTCCTCGATTGAACTGACTCGTCTCCGCCCGCTCAGCAGGGCTGTCGGGAGTGGGCCGTCTCCGCGTCCGCCTCGGAGTCGTCGCCGCAGTCGGTCTCGCTCGCACCGACGTCGTCTTCCTCCCCGCTTCCGTCCGCGTGGCCTTCGCTCACCGCCTCGTCGGCGCACTCGCCGTTCTCCAGCGGTCCGTCCGCCTCCTCGGTTTCGTCCGCCTCGTCGACGCGCCGCGCGGGGTTGCCGACCATCGTCGCGCCCGGCGGCACGTCTTTGCTGACGACGGCGCTGGCGCCGATAGAGGCACCCTCACCGACGGTGATAGCGCCGACGAGCGTCGCGCCCGCGCCGAGGACGACGTCCGACTCGACGGTCGGATGCCGCTTCCCGGCGTGCGGTTGGTTCGCGCCGAGCGTCACGCCGTGGTAGAAGTGCACGTCGTCGCCGACGTCGGCCGTCTCCCCGACGACGACGCCCGCGCCGTGGTCGATGGTGACGCGGCGGCCGAGTTCCGCGCCGGGGTGAATCTCGACGGCCGTGAGCAGGCGGGCCGAGTGCGACAGCAGGCGGGCGGCGAAGCGGCGGTCCCGCTTCCAGAGGGCGTGGGCGACCCGGTGGGTCCACACCGCCGTCATGCCGGGGTAAAAGAGGAGTACGTCGAGCGTCCCCCCCGCGGCGGGGTCGCGTTCCTGAATCGCGGCCACGTCCTCGCGGACCCGGGCGACGGCGTCGCGGAGGCGGCCGAACAGTCCGCGTTCGCGTCCGCTACGCCGAGCCATGGTTCCCCGCTCGTCGGTCGGTCGGCGCCGTCGAACCGTGCTGTCGCGCTCGTGGGTCGAAGCTCGCCGGACGGCGTCCGACTCGGCAACAACGCGGCCGCTGAGCGTCGAGGCGGTCGGGCGCGGTTCGTTCGTGCTGACCGGCGAGTTCGGTCATATCCTATATCGGAGTCCCACACTGAAAAGTCCGACCGAAGCGGTCTTTCGCGCGGGGGCCGACACTCCGTGCATGCCGACCGACACGGGACCGCGCGGACTCCGGAAGGAGTACGACGCGGTCGTCTGGGACCTCGACGGAACGCTCGTCAACCTCGCCGTGGACTGGGACGCCGTCGCCTCGGAGACGGCCGAGACGTTCCGCGCGGCGGGAATCGACGCCGGCGGGATGGACCTGTGGGCGATGCTGGACCTCGCGGACGAACGCGGGATGCGGGACGACGTCGAGGCCGTCATCGCCGGCCACGAACGCGAGGGGGCGCGACGCTCGACGCGCCTCGCATCCGCCGACCGGGTCGGGACGTTCGACCGCGAGGGCGTCTGCTCGCTCAACTGCGAGGGCGCCTGCCGCCTCGCCCTCGACGCGCACGACCTGACGGCGGGCGTCGACGCCGTCGTCGGCCGCGACACCGTGGCGACGCGGAAACCCGACCCCGAACCCCTCCTGGAGACGCTCCGCCGGATGGAGGTGTCCCCCGAAGACGCCGTCTTCGTCGGCGACTCGCGGCGCGACGAAGTGACCGCCGAGCGAGCGAACGTCGCGTTCCGCTACGTCGGCGACGGGTCGTCGGAGGTCTGAACGCCGAACTCCGGGTGCTGACCCTCCTCCCCCGCCCCGTCCCCCGCCGACGAGGGCGTTAAGTCGCCGACGCGCCAACGTCCGTCGATGAGCTATCCGGTCAGGTACTACTGCCCGCACTGCGGGGCCGTCGTCGAACTCGAACGCGACGGCTACCTCTCCGATAAGTCGGTCACGCCGTACCCGCTGGTCGGGTGGGAGTACGCCGACCCCGCCGAGTCGTTCGAGAACGACGACGCCGACGGCGTCCACTTCGTCTGCGGCGAGAGCGACGCCGAGGGCCTGCGCTGGACGGGGGAGGTGAGCGAGGCGGACGACGTGGAGCACCCGGGACTGGAGTCGCCCTGCGGGAACGACGTCTACCTCTCGTTCGTCCGCTTCGAGGACGGCCGCGAGGTCGACCCCGTTCCCGAGTCCGAGTACGTCGACATCGGGTCCGGCCCCCGGTCGGGGCCCAGAGGGCCGAACGGACCGTAGAGGAGCCAGCACCCCTCACGCGGGGTATATCTCTTCGGCGCGCGTCCGAGAGTGCGATATGACGCTCCCCATCCAGTCGATACTCGGTGACGCCGCGTTCTTCGTTCCGTTCGCCGTCTTCGGTCTCGGCGCCCTCGGTCTCGCCTTCTACCTCTCGCGTCTCGAACACGAAAAGGAGATGGCGCTCATCGAGGCCGGCGAGTACCGACAGCTCAGAACCGACGGTCGCGCGTGGATCCTCGGCGGCCTCCTCCTCGGCGCTCTCGGCCTCGCCGACGTGACGACGACGTTCCTCGCGGGCGGCGTCCCGCAGGAGGGTGTCGCCGCCGCGTTCGTCGGTCTCGCAGCCCTCGCGTACTACTTCTACAAACGCCGCGAGGACCGGGTCGACGCCCCGGAGAGCGCGACTCGCGCGTGAGTCGCGTTCCCGCGACCGACCTCATCCTTTGATGTTACAGACCGGGAACGTCCGGGCCACCTTGTCGCCGATACCGAGTTCGTCGGAGACGCGCACCACCTCGTCGACGTCCTTGTAGACGCCCGGCGCCTCCTCCGCGACGGTGGCGCCCGACTGCGCCTTCACGTATATCTTCTGCTGGTCGCGCAGTTCGTCTTGGACGGTCTCGCCCCAGTACTCCTGTTTGGCCTGCGTCCGACTCATCGTCCGGCCCGCGCCGTGCGCCGTCGACCCGAACGTGAGGTCCAAGGAGCGCTCGCCGCCGCGGAGGACGTAACTGCCCGCGCCCATGCTTCCCGGGATGATGACGGGTTGGCCCACGTCGCGGTACGCCGACGGGAGTTCCGGCCGCCCCGCGGGGAACGCGCGCGTCGCTCCCTTCCGGTGGACGTACAGTTCGCGGTCCTCGCCGTCGACCTCGTGAACTTCCTTCTTCGCGATGTTGTGCGCCACGTCGTACAGCAGGTCCATCTCCATCGCCTCCCAGTCGCGGCCGAACACGCGCTCGAACACCCGCCGCGTCCGGTGCATGATGAGTTGGCGGTTCACCCACGCGAAGTTGATGGCGGCGCACATCGCGCCGTAGTACTCCTCCGCTAGTTCGGACCCCGCGGGCGCGGCGGCCAGTTCCTTGTCCGGGAGCGAGTCGAGCAGGTCGCCGTGTTCCTTCTCTATCTTCCGGAGGTAGTCCGAGCAGACTTGGTGGCCCAGTCCCCGCGACCCGCAGTGGATGAGCACGACTATCTGGTCTTCCTCCAACCCGAACTCGCTCGCCACGTCTTCCCGAAAGACGTCGGTCACGCGCTGGACTTCGAGGAAGTGGTTGCCCGAGCCGAGACTGCCGAGTTGGTTCTTCCCCCTGTCCTTGGCCTTCTGCGAGACGGCGTCGGGGTCGGCGTCCGGCCGCCGGCCCTCGTCCTCGCAGTGCGCCAAGTCGTCCTCGACGGCGTGGCCGTGCTCTAACGCCCAGTCCACGCCGCGGTCGAGTACTCCCTCGACGGCGTCCACGTCGCCCTGCACGATGCCGCCGCCACCGAGGCCCGAGGGGACGTTGGCGAACAGGGCGTCGACAAGTTCCTCCTCTTTCCCTTCTAACTCGGCGTACGTGAGGTTTGTTTTCATCATTCTCACGCCGCAATTTATGTCGTAGCCGACGCTTCCGGGCGAGATACATCCCTCTTCGGCGTCCGTCGCGCCGACGCCGCCGACGGGGAAGCCGTACCCTTGGTGTCCGTCGGGCATGCAGATGGCGTGCTTCGTCATCCCCGGCAGGTGCGTGGCGTTTCGAAGCTGTTCGAGCGTCTTGTCCTGTCGGATCTGTTCGAGCAGTTGCTCGCTGGCGAGGACGCGCGCGGGAACCCGCATCTCCCCCTCGCGCGGCATCTCCCAGACGTGCTCGCGGACGCGTTCGAGGCGGATGTCGCCGAACTGTTTCACGTCGTCGTCGGTCATGGACGTGAGTTCGGCGGGACGAGTGAATAGGATTCCGTCCGCGGGTTGCGCGGCTCACGGGCGACCGACCCGATAGCCGCGGGCACTACACGTCGAAGACGACGTACGCCTCCCAGCCGTCGGCCGTCTCCGCGACGCACATCTCCGAGTAGGTCACGGCCTTCACCTCCCGGGCGTCCACGTCCGCGAGGGGGACGCCGCGCGCGGACCCCGAGAGCGTCCACTCCGCGCCCTCCTCTCTCACTTCGGCCTCGTTGTCGACGGGGAGGACGGCCCGCACGTCTCGTTCGTACACCAGTTGGTCGAGGTAGTCGAACAGGAGGGCCTCGACGCCCTCGGCGCGCACCTCAACAGGGAAGCGCTCCCCGCCGGCGTCCGGAATCTCCTCGCACCCGGCGGCGGCGAGGCCGTCGGCGACGGCGGCGAACAGACCCGACAGCGACGGCGCGGACGCGGCGACGGCCACGTCGGCGGTGTGGTCGCGGAGTTCGAAGCTCATGTGCTCGACTCCTCGCCCCCGTCCCGTCTCGCTTTCGGTCGGCGGCGTCGCGTCCGTCGGTGGTCGGTCCGTCCGCTCGACTCCGATGGGGACCGACCCGCCGTCTCCGCGGGCGTTCCCGCTGTCGCCGCTCCGCCCTCTAGAAGGTCGCTCGAGGGCGGACCGTTCGCGGCCAGACGCAGAAGCGACGGAGGAGTTATATTCAAGACGATTCTATCGGTTGGCGTGAGCGTCAACGTGGAGAAACGGGTAGACCAACCGGGGTCCGCGGAACACGCCGAACAGGCGTGGGAGCTGAAAGAGCGCATCCGGCGGTCCGAAGGCGTGCTGAAGCAGCGGCGCGGCTTCTTCATCGACGCCTACCGCCGCGCGACGACGCACCTGTACTTCGAGGACGAGACGCTCATCGGCTTCGCCTCGACGCGCCGCGACGGCTACATCCTCTTTCTCGCCGTCGCGCCCGAGGCGCGCGGGCAGAGCTACGGCGAACGACTCGTCGCCGAGGTGGCCCGCGACCACCGCTCGGTCTCCTGTCACGCCCGGACGACGAACGAGGGCGCGTTGGCGTTCTATCAGAACATCGGGTTCGAGGTCAAACGGGAGATTACGAGCTACTACGAGGACGGCGGCGACGCCTACTACCTCCGACTCGGGGAGAAAGCGAGCATCCGCGAGAAGTTCTCCGACCTGTTCCGACGGTAGTCTACACGTCTTCGACGATTTCGCCGAGACGGTCGACCGGGAGCGCCTGGTACGTCTCGGTGTCGAGGCCGTGTCGCTCGATGAGTTGCGTCACCTCGAACGCCTCGTCGTCGCCGTCGACGCGGAAGCGAACGTCGAAGTCGTAGGGGCCGAGGACGGCGTACGTGTCGAGGAGTTCGCCGCCGGCCTGCTGGACGTCTTCGCGGATCGAGCCCCAGATGGACACGAACTCCTGCGGGTTCTGGTACTCCATCTCGTTGACGTCGACGTGCGCGATATACGTCGGCATAATTCCCACTCGACGCCGAAGGAATAAAAGACTGTGTGTGACGGCGGCGCTCCCTCCACCCCGTTCATCCTCAACCTTTAATCGAACGCCGCATGTTGGTCCGCGTATGTACATCGGCGTACTCACGGTTCCGCTCGGCGGCGAATCGCTCCCCGACGCGCTCTCGTACCTCGACGACATCGGCGTCGACGGTGTCGAACTCGGCGTCGGCGGCTTCCCCGGCGACGACCACGTCGACCGGCGGGCGACCCTCGACGACGAGGAGAAACAGGAGGAACTGCTCGACCTGGTGGACGAACACGATATGCAGATAAGCGCGCTGGCGACGCACAACAACCCGCTGCACCCCGACGAGGAGAGGGCCGAGGAGGCCGACACGGAACTCCGCGAGGCCATCGAACTCGCCGACGCCCTCGACGTGGACGCCGTCACCGGCTTCTCCGGCCTCCCCGCGGGCGGACCGAACGACGAGGTGCCCAACTGGATTACGGCGCCGTGGCCGACGGAGCACGCCGACGCGCACGACTACCAGTGGGAGGTTGCCGTCGACTACTGGTCGGACCTCGCGGAGTTCGCCGACGACCACGGCGTGAACGTCGCCATCGAGATGCACCCGAACATGCTCGTCTACGAGCCCTCGGGCATGATGCGCCTGCGCGAGGCGACGAACGAGCGCATCGGCGCGAACTTCGACCCCTCGCACCTCTACTGGCAGGATATCGACGTCTGCCACGCCATCCGCTTCCTCGGCGAGAAGGACGCCATCCACCACTTCCACGCGAAGGACACGAAGGTGTACTCGTGGAACTCCCGGCTCAAGGGCGTCCTCGACACCACCGACTACACCGACGAATCGAACCGCTCGTGGCTGTTCCGCTCCATCGGCTACGGCCACGGCGAGAGCCACTGGAAGGACGTCGTGTCGACGCTTCGCATGGTCGGCTACGAAGGGGCGCTCTCCATCGAACACGAGGACTCGCTCACCTCCTCGAACGAGGGGCTAGAGAAGGCCGTCGACATCCTCGACCGCGCCGTCTTCGACACGCAACCGGGCGACGCCTACTGGGCGGAGTGAGGGGTCCGGGAAGCGTCGGGGACCCGACGGATATGAAACGCTAAACCGCCGCCGCGTGAAGCGCCGGCATGGCGCTCGATATCGGAATCCTCGGCTACCGGTTCATGGGCAAAGCCCACTCGAACGCATTGGCGCGACTGCCGATGTTCTTCCCGGACGCTCCCGACATCAATCGGCACACGCTCGTCGGCCGCGACGAGGAGGCTCTCGCCGACGCCGCCGACGAACTCGGCTTCGAGCACACCTCGACCGACTGGGAGTCGGTGATAGACGAGGTGGACGCCTTCTACAATCTCGGTCCCAACCACGTCCACGCCGAACCCTCCATCGCCGCCCTCGAAGCCGGCACACCCGTCTTCTGCGAGAAACCGCTCGCGCCCACCCTCGACACCGCCGAGGAGATGCGCGACGCCGCCGCCGACGCCGGCGTCCCCGCGGGCAACGCGTTCAACTACCGCTTCGTCCCCGCGATTCGGTACGCGAAGGGACTCATCGACGACGGCGAGCTCGGCGAGATTCGGGAGATAAACGGACGCTACCTGCAGGATTGGCTCGTCGACCCCGAGGCGCCGTGGTCGTGGCGCAACTCGAAGGAACTGGCCGGAAGCGGCGCGCTGGGCGACTTGGGCGCGCACACCGTCGACCTCGCGCGCTTCCTCGTCGGCGAACAGGCGGGCGAGATAGACCGCGTCTCCGGACACCTCCGGACGTTCGTCGACGAACGGCCCGTCCCCGGCGAGGACGAGACGCGCGAGGTGACCGTCGACGACGCCTACACGGCGCAGGTGGAGTACGAGAACGGCGCGATGGGGACGTTCGAGGCGTCCCGCGTCGCCGACGGGCACAAGAACGACCACACGATTCGGGTTCACGGCACCGAGGGGAGCCTGAAGTTCTCCTTAGAGCGGCTGAACGAACTGGAGTACAAGCGCAGCGACGGGAGAGGCTACGAGACGATTCTCGTCACGGACGGCGACGACCCGTACCTCGAGCACTGGTGGCCGCCGGGGCACGTCCTCGGCTGGGAGCACACGTTCGTCCACGAGAACTACGAATTCCTCTCGGCCGTGCGCGACGGCGAGGAGTTCCACCCCTCCTTCGAGGACGGCTACGAGGTCCAGCGGATTCTCGATGCCGTCGAGCGCTCCGACGACGGCGGCGAGTGGGTCGAGCCCTGAACGCCGGAGCGCCCGGCGGACCTCACCGGTCGTCGCCGCGGACTGCTCGCTCGACACCGCCTCCTCCGGAAAACCGGGACGCCGTCAGACCTCGAAGTGGAGGACGCCGTCGTCGGTGATGACCTGGTCGACGAGCGTCATCGGCGTGGCGTCGTAGGCGGGGTTCTCGATGTACACGTTCTCGACGGGTTCCAGCGACACTTCCGCGGGAGAGCGAATCTCGTTCTCGAAGACGAAACCGCTCTCGACCACCTTCGCACCTGACCCGACGACGGTGACGGGCACGTCGAGTTCGTTGGCGGTGGCGGCGATGGGGAACGTGCCGACGCGGTTGTACAGGGTGTTGCCGACGATGCAGTCCATCCCGACGACGACCCGGTCGCACTCTTCGAGGAAGATACCCGCCGCGCCGTCGACGAGGAGGTGCGGTTCGACCCGGTCGATGTCCGCAAGCGTCCGCGCCGACTTCCGGCCGAGGTAGCGCGGACGGGCCTCCGTCACGTAGGCGGTGAGGTGGGTCCCGGCCGACGCGGCGCCCTTGACGGCGTCCAGCACCGTCGAGGAGTAGTCGTGCGTGAGGAACGTCTCGCCGTCCTCGAACGTGTCTGCGGCGTGGGCGGCCGCGCGCGACTTCCCCTGCTCTACGTCGTCGACGACCCGTTCGATGGACTCCTCGGTGAGTTTCTTCGCCTCCTCGACCGACGACGCCTCCCCCTTGACGCGGTCGATTATCTCCTGCATCGCGTTGTACAGCGACGCGTGCGAGGGGTTCGCACGCTTCAGCGCGCCCACGTTGCGTTCGAGGTCGCGTTCGAACTCCTCGACCGTCGCGTGGTCGCGGTCGAGGAGGTCCGTCAGCGCGCGCGCGGCCTTGATGGCGACGACCGAGGAACTGTGCGTCTGCATCTCCCGAATTTCCTCTATCGTGTCGTCAATCATACCCGCAGGTCACGGAGTCGGGACAAAGACCTTCCGGGCGCGTCGTCGCCCGCCGGCGATTAGTGGCGTCGGGTGGGCCGACTCAGTCGTCCGCGTCGACCGCCGCCTCGGGCGGGGTGCCGCCGTCCCCGGCGTCGGTCCGCTTCGCGTAGAGGAAGACGGCGACGGCGGTGAGAATCCAGATGACCGCGCCGACCCGGACGGCGAAGGAGACGCGCGCGGCCCACGTCGGGAGGTCGTAGGCGACCGAGAGGGCGGCGACGGTGGGCGACCCGGTGAGGA
This region includes:
- a CDS encoding multiprotein-bridging factor 1 family protein, with product MPKYSTGGGGGGNDGDSCELCGRSTSKLRRANVAGADLLVCPDCAPHDDSQHKGGQSSSGGSSSSSSDGKPNRKKRAAQRQAKMYDQAKGDSKHWEKGTNYEKDRLPYLVSDYGDVVADARQEAGLTVEELAAELDAEESDVDAVEQGRATRADVGGSLIRSLEERLGVTLVDE
- a CDS encoding alanyl-tRNA editing protein; this encodes MLTRAPAEPTIREFEAEVTGVDGREVTLDRTYFYAESGGQPADKGTLGDVPVEDVQTDAETESVVHTLESEPDLSEGDRVTGVVDDEFRTYCMRAHTASHVLYGAGREVLSDLGYGGFDISPEKVRVDFATSTDIDDETLVELERLVNRTVWDSRGVSWEEVPTEEALDRAEVAFNTKTEEGVMDDADTVRLVTVDGWDVAACGGTHVSNTAEIGPVTVLGRSNPGEGLTRVEFAVGEAGVDRRATVHRAALDAARELETGVENVGEAAASLRGDNERLEGKVRELESELLGNRIAGFETVTKEEATWRVGVLDGFDANRAGEAAKSAAGEADGADVVAVVGAGESPYVVVAADGDSGVHAGDVVESVTDEFGGGGGGGPPFAQGGGLDADPVDVTAFLRAV
- a CDS encoding acyl-CoA dehydrogenase family protein — translated: MTLAGADSALTDEQRAIREVVREFAAEEIRPTAREADETEEFPEAVWDGLADLDLTGLTVPEEYGGFDADRATYALVNEEVAYGQLAVATALSVHCLATSCIAEFGSDEQKEAWLPEMVDGRPVGMFALSEPDAGSNPAEMSTVARREGDEYVINGKKQWITNGERGEVCILFAKTDREDPGSVTQFLVPKSAEFEVGKKEHKLGLRASDTTALLFDDVRIPAENRLTEEGEGLSAAFHILTGGRVGIAAQAVGLAQSAFDEAKTYAGDREQFGGPISDIQAVRHKFSEMATQIHAARLMVREAARQDDAGEDPRTAAAMAKYFASEAAVDVTNEAVQIHGGYGYTTDFDVERMYRDSKITTIYEGTSEIQKNIIARGVLD
- a CDS encoding HAD family hydrolase codes for the protein MPTDTGPRGLRKEYDAVVWDLDGTLVNLAVDWDAVASETAETFRAAGIDAGGMDLWAMLDLADERGMRDDVEAVIAGHEREGARRSTRLASADRVGTFDREGVCSLNCEGACRLALDAHDLTAGVDAVVGRDTVATRKPDPEPLLETLRRMEVSPEDAVFVGDSRRDEVTAERANVAFRYVGDGSSEV
- a CDS encoding RtcB family protein codes for the protein MTDDDVKQFGDIRLERVREHVWEMPREGEMRVPARVLASEQLLEQIRQDKTLEQLRNATHLPGMTKHAICMPDGHQGYGFPVGGVGATDAEEGCISPGSVGYDINCGVRMMKTNLTYAELEGKEEELVDALFANVPSGLGGGGIVQGDVDAVEGVLDRGVDWALEHGHAVEDDLAHCEDEGRRPDADPDAVSQKAKDRGKNQLGSLGSGNHFLEVQRVTDVFREDVASEFGLEEDQIVVLIHCGSRGLGHQVCSDYLRKIEKEHGDLLDSLPDKELAAAPAGSELAEEYYGAMCAAINFAWVNRQLIMHRTRRVFERVFGRDWEAMEMDLLYDVAHNIAKKEVHEVDGEDRELYVHRKGATRAFPAGRPELPSAYRDVGQPVIIPGSMGAGSYVLRGGERSLDLTFGSTAHGAGRTMSRTQAKQEYWGETVQDELRDQQKIYVKAQSGATVAEEAPGVYKDVDEVVRVSDELGIGDKVARTFPVCNIKG
- a CDS encoding archease, which produces MSFELRDHTADVAVAASAPSLSGLFAAVADGLAAAGCEEIPDAGGERFPVEVRAEGVEALLFDYLDQLVYERDVRAVLPVDNEAEVREEGAEWTLSGSARGVPLADVDAREVKAVTYSEMCVAETADGWEAYVVFDV
- a CDS encoding GNAT family N-acetyltransferase; amino-acid sequence: MSVNVEKRVDQPGSAEHAEQAWELKERIRRSEGVLKQRRGFFIDAYRRATTHLYFEDETLIGFASTRRDGYILFLAVAPEARGQSYGERLVAEVARDHRSVSCHARTTNEGALAFYQNIGFEVKREITSYYEDGGDAYYLRLGEKASIREKFSDLFRR
- a CDS encoding GYD domain-containing protein; this translates as MPTYIAHVDVNEMEYQNPQEFVSIWGSIREDVQQAGGELLDTYAVLGPYDFDVRFRVDGDDEAFEVTQLIERHGLDTETYQALPVDRLGEIVEDV
- a CDS encoding sugar phosphate isomerase/epimerase family protein — protein: MYIGVLTVPLGGESLPDALSYLDDIGVDGVELGVGGFPGDDHVDRRATLDDEEKQEELLDLVDEHDMQISALATHNNPLHPDEERAEEADTELREAIELADALDVDAVTGFSGLPAGGPNDEVPNWITAPWPTEHADAHDYQWEVAVDYWSDLAEFADDHGVNVAIEMHPNMLVYEPSGMMRLREATNERIGANFDPSHLYWQDIDVCHAIRFLGEKDAIHHFHAKDTKVYSWNSRLKGVLDTTDYTDESNRSWLFRSIGYGHGESHWKDVVSTLRMVGYEGALSIEHEDSLTSSNEGLEKAVDILDRAVFDTQPGDAYWAE
- a CDS encoding Gfo/Idh/MocA family protein — its product is MALDIGILGYRFMGKAHSNALARLPMFFPDAPDINRHTLVGRDEEALADAADELGFEHTSTDWESVIDEVDAFYNLGPNHVHAEPSIAALEAGTPVFCEKPLAPTLDTAEEMRDAAADAGVPAGNAFNYRFVPAIRYAKGLIDDGELGEIREINGRYLQDWLVDPEAPWSWRNSKELAGSGALGDLGAHTVDLARFLVGEQAGEIDRVSGHLRTFVDERPVPGEDETREVTVDDAYTAQVEYENGAMGTFEASRVADGHKNDHTIRVHGTEGSLKFSLERLNELEYKRSDGRGYETILVTDGDDPYLEHWWPPGHVLGWEHTFVHENYEFLSAVRDGEEFHPSFEDGYEVQRILDAVERSDDGGEWVEP
- a CDS encoding translation initiation factor eIF-2B produces the protein MIDDTIEEIREMQTHSSSVVAIKAARALTDLLDRDHATVEEFERDLERNVGALKRANPSHASLYNAMQEIIDRVKGEASSVEEAKKLTEESIERVVDDVEQGKSRAAAHAADTFEDGETFLTHDYSSTVLDAVKGAASAGTHLTAYVTEARPRYLGRKSARTLADIDRVEPHLLVDGAAGIFLEECDRVVVGMDCIVGNTLYNRVGTFPIAATANELDVPVTVVGSGAKVVESGFVFENEIRSPAEVSLEPVENVYIENPAYDATPMTLVDQVITDDGVLHFEV
- a CDS encoding DUF5822 domain-containing protein; the protein is MSRVERTNPDGVDYGWVMQTTFVVTILTGSPTVAALSVAYDLPTWAARVSFAVRVGAVIWILTAVAVFLYAKRTDAGDGGTPPEAAVDADD